Within Bifidobacterium dentium JCM 1195 = DSM 20436, the genomic segment GTGGAAGCCGATCGAACACAAGGGCTGAAGTCCATCTGCCGAAGGGGCGCCTTCGCCATGCGTTGCGCTTTCCGCTATGCGCTGGACGACAACGTTTCGCTGATGGCATGATGTACGCAGTGCGTTCACCGTGGGCATAATGCGCACGCCGTTATGAGGCTGATAGGGTGGTGGCATGAGTTTAGACAATGTTTCCCCTTCTGTGGGATTTGCCCCGGCCGTTCCCCTAGATGGCTCCGCAGCGGTTTCGATTCGCGGTCTGTTCAAGCGTTTTGGGCAGAAGGTGGCCGTCAACGGATTGTCCCTCGACATTCCGGTGGGTTCCTTTTACGGATTGGTCGGACCGAACGGCGCCGGCAAGACGACCACGCTCAACATGGTGACCGGCTTGCTCGTGCCGGATGGCGGTGCGGCCATGATTCTCGGGCGTGACGTATGGCGCGATCTGAACGCAGTGAAGCGTTCCATCGGCGTGATGCCGCAACCGGACCAGATCTTCGACAGGCTGACGGGCCTGCAGCTGCTCGTCTATGCGGGCATGCTGCGCGGCATGAAACGCGACGAATCGGTCAAACGTGCCAACGATCTGCTGGGGGCGTTCGACCTGACGGGTGCCGCGAACGTGATGGTCGCCGACTATTCGGCCGGTATGACCAAGAAAATCTGCCTGGCCAGCGCCATGATCCATAGTCCGCGCGTCCTGGTGCTCGACGAGCCGTTCGAATCGGTCGATCCGGTCTCCAGCGCGAATCTCAGGGACATTCTCATCGAATACGCCTCCACCGGCGGAACCGTCATCATCTCATCGCACGTCATGGCGCTTGTCGAGAAGATGTGCACGCATGTGGCCGTCATCAACAAGGGTCAGGTCTGCGCGGCCGGCACCGTGGAGCAGGTCGCGGCCGGCGAAGATCTCGAGGACCGTTTCCTGCAGCTGGTCGGCGGCCGTCATGCGGCGGCGCGACTGTCGTGGCTGGACGGTGGTGCGCAGTGAACGCCGTCGGTACCATCATGAGATTGCGCTGGGCGCTGATGCGGGCGACCATGCGCAAATCGACCATGATGCTCGTCAGCTACATCATCAGCGCGATATTCGGCGCCGGCGCAATCGTCGGTTCCGTGGCGTTGGGTCTTATGCTCGGTCCGCTCATCGGCGGCACCGACGGCATGATCTGGCAGATCCTACGCATGGTGATGGTGCTGTGCGGCGCCTTCACGACAGCCATCGTGATCATCGTGCAGATCATGTATTTCGGTCAGGGCACGGCCATGAATCCGCAGAAATTCGAACTGTACGGAATCGATGACCACACCTTGGTCAGCGGCCTGTTCCTATCCGGTCTGACCGGTCTGGCCACGATCTGGGGCGTACTCGTCATGCTCGGCCTGGTGCCGATCTACCAGTCCGCGGGTGCCATCGGCATCGTGGCGGGCATCGTCGCCGTCCCATTGGCAATCATCACCATGATGGTGCTGTCGAAACTCGTGATCTCGCTGCTGACCACGTTGACGAATTCCAGCAGCGGCAAAAGCACGATTTCCATCATCACCATCCTGCTGTTCGTGCTGCTG encodes:
- a CDS encoding ABC transporter ATP-binding protein, whose amino-acid sequence is MSLDNVSPSVGFAPAVPLDGSAAVSIRGLFKRFGQKVAVNGLSLDIPVGSFYGLVGPNGAGKTTTLNMVTGLLVPDGGAAMILGRDVWRDLNAVKRSIGVMPQPDQIFDRLTGLQLLVYAGMLRGMKRDESVKRANDLLGAFDLTGAANVMVADYSAGMTKKICLASAMIHSPRVLVLDEPFESVDPVSSANLRDILIEYASTGGTVIISSHVMALVEKMCTHVAVINKGQVCAAGTVEQVAAGEDLEDRFLQLVGGRHAAARLSWLDGGAQ